The window CGGGCTTCGTTGCCGGCCAGAAGCTCAACTTCATCATCCGGTCGATGCTGCTGCACGCGGCCGAAGAGCGGCCGTTTGACGACTTCCCGATTCCGTTTCGAGCGGTTGCGGCAGATCTCGAGACAGGAGAGATGGTGGTCTTGGACCACGGGGAGCTGGCCAAGGCGATCCGGGCCAGCATGGCTTTTCCGGTGATGTTCACCCCGGTCCAGATCGGCGAGAGGCTGCTCGTGGATGGGGGCGTTGTGCGCAACCTACCGGTCGACGTGGCGCTCGAAATGGGCGCCGACCATTTGATTGCCATCGACGTCGGAACTCCGCTCGGAGAGATGCTGGAAGACCCAACGGCGATGGGCGTGATGCTTAGAACGATGAGCGTCATGGCGAAGCAGAGCGTCTCAGGGCAGCGCGACCTGATTCGCGAGCAGGACCTCTTGATCGTGCCTGAGCTCACAGGGATCATGACCTTCGAGGGGTTTGGTGAGGTGGAAACGGCGGTGGAGCGAGGCATCGCTGCGGCCCGGCTTCATGAGGAAAGGCTGAGGGAGTTCTCAGTCAGTGAGCAGGAATTCGACGAGTACCTGCAGCGACAACGCAGCGGTACCGGAATCGAAGACCGCGTCATCTCGAAAGTCGAGATCACCGGTCTCGAGCGCGTATCCCCCAAGCTGGTGCGGCGACGAGTGAAGTCTCCGGTCGGAGAGTCCCTGAATCTCGCCGAGCTCCAGGCCGATCTCGAGCGCGTGTACCAGATCGGCGAGTTCGAGCAGGTCGAGTTCGGACTCCGGCCGGAGAACGAGGGGCACACCCTCGAGATCCGCGGAGAGGAGAAATCCTGGGGCCCCTGGTACCTTCGTTTCGGGGCCGCTACCGAGGCCAACCTGGATGGTCGCGGGCAATTCGCCGCAACCGCTCTCGTCCGCCGAACCCAGATCAACGCACTCGGCGCGGAGTGGAAGACGTTCTTCACCCTCGGAGGCCTCGACTCCGTCTCCACGGAGTTCTATCAGCCGGTGGAATACTCCGGGACGTTTTTCGTTGCTCCCCGACTGTTCTTTGCCCAGGACGGGGACGAGATCGTCTTCGAAAACGGCGAGCAGATCCTAGCCGAGATCGACCGCACGTCTGCTGGCTTCGACCTGGGCGCGAACCTCGGCAACTTCGGAGAAGTCAGGCTGGGCGCCGTCTCCGGTCGTATCGAA is drawn from bacterium and contains these coding sequences:
- a CDS encoding BamA/TamA family outer membrane protein, yielding MGLVLSGGGARGAAHVGVLKVLEELRVPVDFIVGTSMGAIVGGMYSTGLSPATMLDRIAEVDWQDAFNDAPARRYVAFRQKEDDDLPLFRFELGLGRNGLSYPAGFVAGQKLNFIIRSMLLHAAEERPFDDFPIPFRAVAADLETGEMVVLDHGELAKAIRASMAFPVMFTPVQIGERLLVDGGVVRNLPVDVALEMGADHLIAIDVGTPLGEMLEDPTAMGVMLRTMSVMAKQSVSGQRDLIREQDLLIVPELTGIMTFEGFGEVETAVERGIAAARLHEERLREFSVSEQEFDEYLQRQRSGTGIEDRVISKVEITGLERVSPKLVRRRVKSPVGESLNLAELQADLERVYQIGEFEQVEFGLRPENEGHTLEIRGEEKSWGPWYLRFGAATEANLDGRGQFAATALVRRTQINALGAEWKTFFTLGGLDSVSTEFYQPVEYSGTFFVAPRLFFAQDGDEIVFENGEQILAEIDRTSAGFDLGANLGNFGEVRLGAVSGRIEGRRLSGDTTPVDVDTGDFNLSATLDQLDNANFPRAGSFAELRLFLSRSEIGADDEFEQLFVGGAHAKSFGRQTLIGSAIFGTDLGSDLPFYADFGLGGFLNLSGLKQGELAGRRLGLARLVSYRKFGETPGPFGGSLYLGGSLEAGNVWPDPNMASLSDLRRGGSVFVGLDTVLGPIFLAYGKAESASGTFYLFLGQVF